CATCGCGATCGCCTTGGCCTGCGACCCTGTCGTGCTGTTGGCCGACGAGCCGACGACGGCGCTGGATGTCACGGTGCAGGCCGGCATCCTGCACCTGCTGCGCGACCTCGCTGACGAGCGTCAGCTCGCCGTGCTCCTGGTGACGCACGACCTCGGCGTGATGAGCGCGATCGCCGACGACGTGGCGGTCATGCGCCACGGGGCCATCGTCGAGTCGGGCACCAGGCAGCAGATCTTCGGCGATCCGCAACACGAGTACACCCGTGAGCTGCTGGCCTCGTTGCCGAGCGCACCGACGCCCGGACCGACTGAGCCGGTGATCGCGCCCCCGCGCGAGCTTTCGATAGAGGACATGGTATGAGCGCACTGCTGAGTGTCAGCGACCTGGTCATCGAGTATCACGGCACTTCGGTGGTGCGTGCCGTCGACGGCGTCTCACTGTCGATCGCCCCCGGCGAGGTGCTGGCGCTCGTCGGCGAGAGCGGATGCGGCAAGTCGAGCCTCGCCCGTGCCGTCGTCGGCATGGAGAAGCCCCGTTCCGGCGCGGTGCGCTACCGCGACAGCACCGTTCCGCTGCTCGGGGTGCGTCGGCGTGAGAAGCGCTTCACCTCGATCCAGATGGTTTTCCAGGACCCGAACTCCTCGCTCAACCCGCGCATCCGGGTCGGCACGCAGATCTCGGAGGGCATCAAGGCGGCGCTCGCGCGCGGCGAGTCCGGTTCCTCGCCCGAGGAGTGGCTGGAGCGGGTCGGCCTGCCGACGGCGATGGTCACGCGTTATCCGCACGAGCTCTCCGGCGGCCAGCGGCAGCGGGTGGCCATCGCCAGGGCGCTTGCCGCCAGGCCCGACCTGCTGGTGGCCGACGAGCCGATCTCAGCGCTGGACGCGTCGAGCCAGGCATCCGTCGCCGACATGATGCGCCGGCTCGCTCTGGACGCCGGCGCCGGGCTGCTGTTCATCTCGCACGACCTCGCGATCGTTCGACTGATTGCCGACCGCACCGTGGTGATGTACCGCGGCAAGGTTGTCGAATCCGGCGTCACCGAGCGCGTCTGGAACGACCCGGTGCATCCGTACACCCGGGCGCTGCTCGGGGCGATACCCGAGCCCGACGGGCTGGGCGTCCTGCCCGCTGCGCCGGCCGCCGAGGCTCCCGCCGAGTGGCGCAGCGAGCTGCCGGCCGCGCTTGACCGCGTCTGATTGGCGGCTCACCTGACCAGACAGAATGGTGAGGTGGGCAAGAAGCGGGATCAGGAGTACGCGGAGTTCGAGAAGACCATTCGGTTCCTCGGCCGGATGCAGGGGACTGGTGTGGCGCTGGTGCTGATCGGGTTCGTCCCAGCCATGTTCGGGATCCCGCAGCAGTGGCCAGAGTCGACCCAGAACGTGCTCTTTCTTACTCTCGTCGGCGGCGTGATCGTGATCCTCGCCGCGGGATTCGGCAAGTGGTCCCAGGGCGTGAAGTACCCCGCGTTCAAGAATCGTTTTCGCCGAGCGCGGCAGACCGCGTCCAGGTCGGCCAGTGACGGCAGCAGTGACGGCTCCGGCTGGTGGCACAGCGGGGGAGACAGCGGTGGCGACGGCGGCGGTGGCGGCGACTGAGGGTCTGGCGCTCAGCGGTCAGGATGCCGGCCAGCCACAGTGCGCGGCCACGAAGTCGTACAGCTGACCCCTCACGTCGTCGGAGACCGGCACGTACATCAGGCCCTGGCCGTCGCCCAGGTTGAGCTCGACCGGGAACAGCGTGCCGCGCTTGTCCTCCGCGACCGCGTGCGGGTCGCAGCGCGTGGGCACGATGTCCAGCGTGATCGTGCGGGCGTCGGTCAGCTCGGTGTCGAACGGCCACGTCGAGGCGCCGCTCGACGGGTAGAGCAGGTTCGTTCCGCGCACGGCGAGCAGGGTGACGGGCTGGGTCGGTTCGAAGTCCAGGTCGAGCAGGGCCACCAGTTCCCCATCCCGGGTCTCGGTGCGGATCGCTGCTGCCGGTGTGATCGTGACGCGCTCGGCCACCCTGAGGTCGAAGCAGTCCTGGCGGAGCACCGAGGCGAGCACATCCAGC
The Diaminobutyricimonas sp. LJ205 genome window above contains:
- a CDS encoding ABC transporter ATP-binding protein, with protein sequence MSALLSVSDLVIEYHGTSVVRAVDGVSLSIAPGEVLALVGESGCGKSSLARAVVGMEKPRSGAVRYRDSTVPLLGVRRREKRFTSIQMVFQDPNSSLNPRIRVGTQISEGIKAALARGESGSSPEEWLERVGLPTAMVTRYPHELSGGQRQRVAIARALAARPDLLVADEPISALDASSQASVADMMRRLALDAGAGLLFISHDLAIVRLIADRTVVMYRGKVVESGVTERVWNDPVHPYTRALLGAIPEPDGLGVLPAAPAAEAPAEWRSELPAALDRV